A region from the Enterobacter roggenkampii genome encodes:
- the hpt gene encoding hypoxanthine phosphoribosyltransferase, with translation MKHTVEVMIPEAEIKARIAELGRQITEHYKDSGSEMVLVGLLRGSFMFMADLCREVHVPHEVDFMTASSYGSGMSTTRDVKILKDLDEDIRGKDVLIVEDIIDSGNTLSKVREILSLREPKSLAICTLLDKPDRREVQVPVEFVGFSIPDEFVVGYGIDYAQRYRHLPYVGKVVLLDE, from the coding sequence ATGAAACATACTGTTGAAGTGATGATCCCGGAAGCCGAGATCAAAGCGCGTATCGCCGAACTGGGTCGTCAAATCACCGAACATTACAAGGACAGCGGCAGCGAAATGGTGCTGGTCGGTCTGTTGCGCGGCTCTTTCATGTTCATGGCAGACCTGTGCCGTGAGGTGCATGTGCCCCATGAGGTCGATTTTATGACCGCCTCCAGCTACGGCAGCGGCATGTCCACCACCCGTGATGTGAAAATCCTGAAAGATCTGGATGAAGATATTCGTGGCAAAGATGTGTTGATCGTTGAGGACATCATCGACTCCGGCAACACGCTGTCAAAAGTGCGCGAGATCCTGAGCCTGCGTGAGCCAAAATCGCTGGCGATTTGCACCCTGCTGGATAAGCCTGACCGCCGTGAAGTGCAGGTGCCGGTGGAGTTTGTTGGTTTCTCTATCCCGGACGAGTTCGTCGTCGGTTACGGCATTGACTACGCACAGCGTTATCGTCATCTGCCGTATGTTGGGAAAGTGGTATTGCTGGACGAGTAA
- a CDS encoding glucose/quinate/shikimate family membrane-bound PQQ-dependent dehydrogenase, with translation MAETNSKQPRLLVTLTALFAAFCGLYLLIGGVWLVAIGGSWYYPIAGLVMLGVTVLLWRRKQSALWLYAALLLATMIWGVWEVGFDFWALTPRSDILVFFGIWLILPFVWRRLIVPSSGAVAALVVALLISGGILTWAGFNDPQEINGTLNAESTPAAAISQVADGDWPAYGRNQEGQRYSPLKQINADNVKNLKEAWVFRTGDLKMPNDPGELTNEVTPIKVGDMLYLCTAHQRLFALDAATGKEKWHFDPQLNSNPSFQHVTCRGVSYHEARPDNASPEVIADCPRRIMLPVNDGRLFAINAETGKLCETFANKGILNLQTNMPDTTPGLYEPTSPPIITDKTIVIAGSVTDNFSTRETSGVIRGFDVNTGKLLWAFDPGAKDPNAIPSDEHTFTFNSPNSWAPAAYDAKLDLVYLPMGVTTPDIWGGNRTPEQERYASAIVALNATTGKLAWSYQTVHHDLWDMDMPSQPTLADITVDGKTVPVIYAPAKTGNIFVLDRSNGKLVVPAPEKPVPQGAAKGDYVSKTQPFSDLSFRPKKDLSGADMWGATMFDQLVCRVMFHQLRYEGIFTPPSEQGTLVFPGNLGMFEWGGISVDPNRQVAIANPMALPFVSRLIPRGPGNPMEQPKDAKGSGTEAGIQPQYGVPFGVTLNPFLSPFGLPCKQPAWGYISGLDLKTNQIVWKKRIGTPQDSMPFPMPVPVPFNMGMPMLGGPISTAGNVLFIAATADNYLRAYNMTNGEKLWQGRLPAGGQATPMTYEVNGKQYVVISAGGHGSFGTKMGDYIVAYALPDEGK, from the coding sequence ATGGCTGAAACAAACTCTAAACAGCCGCGTCTACTGGTGACATTAACAGCGCTATTCGCCGCCTTCTGCGGCCTGTACCTGTTAATCGGTGGCGTCTGGCTGGTCGCGATCGGCGGCTCCTGGTACTACCCGATTGCGGGCCTGGTTATGCTTGGCGTAACCGTCCTGCTCTGGCGTAGAAAACAATCTGCACTGTGGCTGTATGCCGCACTCCTTCTTGCCACCATGATCTGGGGCGTCTGGGAAGTCGGCTTTGACTTCTGGGCGCTGACGCCGCGCAGTGACATCCTGGTCTTCTTCGGCATCTGGCTGATCCTGCCGTTCGTCTGGCGTCGCCTGATCGTGCCGTCCAGCGGTGCGGTCGCGGCGCTGGTGGTAGCGCTGTTAATCAGCGGCGGTATCCTGACCTGGGCTGGCTTCAACGATCCGCAGGAGATCAACGGTACGCTGAACGCAGAATCGACGCCTGCGGCGGCGATCTCTCAGGTTGCTGACGGCGACTGGCCTGCCTATGGCCGTAACCAGGAAGGTCAGCGCTACTCTCCGCTGAAGCAGATCAACGCGGACAACGTTAAAAACCTGAAAGAAGCCTGGGTATTCCGTACCGGCGATCTGAAGATGCCGAACGATCCGGGTGAACTGACCAACGAAGTGACGCCAATTAAAGTCGGCGATATGCTTTATCTGTGTACGGCGCACCAGCGTCTGTTCGCGCTCGACGCGGCCACCGGTAAAGAGAAATGGCACTTCGATCCGCAGCTGAACTCCAACCCGTCCTTCCAGCACGTGACCTGCCGTGGCGTCTCTTATCACGAAGCGCGCCCGGATAATGCGAGCCCGGAAGTCATTGCCGACTGTCCTCGCCGCATCATGCTGCCGGTGAACGATGGTCGTCTGTTCGCCATCAATGCCGAAACGGGCAAGCTGTGCGAAACCTTTGCCAACAAAGGTATCCTGAATCTGCAGACCAATATGCCGGACACCACGCCGGGTCTGTATGAGCCGACCTCCCCGCCCATCATCACCGATAAAACCATCGTGATTGCCGGTTCGGTAACGGATAACTTCTCTACCCGTGAAACCTCCGGCGTTATCCGTGGTTTCGACGTGAACACCGGTAAACTGCTGTGGGCCTTCGACCCGGGCGCGAAAGATCCGAACGCGATCCCGTCGGACGAACACACCTTTACCTTTAACTCGCCAAACTCCTGGGCGCCAGCGGCGTATGACGCGAAGCTGGACCTGGTCTACCTGCCGATGGGCGTTACTACGCCAGATATCTGGGGCGGTAACCGCACGCCGGAGCAGGAACGTTATGCCAGCGCTATCGTGGCATTGAACGCGACCACCGGTAAGCTGGCCTGGAGCTACCAGACCGTTCACCACGATCTGTGGGATATGGATATGCCGTCCCAGCCGACGCTGGCGGACATCACCGTTGATGGCAAAACCGTACCGGTGATTTACGCTCCAGCGAAAACCGGCAACATCTTCGTGCTGGATCGCAGCAACGGCAAGCTGGTTGTGCCTGCACCGGAAAAACCGGTTCCGCAGGGTGCGGCGAAAGGCGATTACGTCAGCAAAACCCAGCCGTTCTCCGATCTGAGCTTCCGTCCGAAGAAAGACCTCAGCGGGGCAGACATGTGGGGTGCCACGATGTTTGACCAGCTGGTGTGCCGCGTGATGTTCCATCAGCTGCGCTATGAAGGCATCTTCACGCCGCCTTCTGAGCAGGGCACGCTGGTCTTCCCGGGTAACCTGGGGATGTTCGAGTGGGGTGGGATCTCCGTTGACCCTAACCGTCAGGTCGCGATTGCCAACCCAATGGCGCTGCCGTTCGTTTCCCGTCTGATCCCACGCGGTCCGGGCAACCCAATGGAGCAGCCGAAAGACGCGAAAGGCAGCGGTACCGAAGCCGGTATTCAGCCGCAGTATGGCGTACCGTTCGGCGTGACGCTGAACCCGTTCCTGTCGCCGTTCGGTCTGCCGTGTAAACAGCCTGCCTGGGGTTACATCTCCGGTCTGGATCTGAAAACTAACCAGATCGTATGGAAAAAACGTATTGGTACGCCACAGGACAGCATGCCGTTCCCAATGCCGGTTCCGGTGCCGTTCAATATGGGTATGCCAATGCTGGGTGGCCCAATCTCCACCGCCGGTAACGTGCTGTTCATCGCGGCAACCGCAGATAACTACCTGCGCGCGTACAACATGACCAACGGTGAAAAACTGTGGCAAGGCCGCCTGCCAGCGGGTGGCCAGGCCACGCCGATGACCTATGAAGTGAATGGCAAGCAGTACGTTGTCATCTCCGCGGGCGGTCACGGTTCGTTTGGCACGAAGATGGGCGACTATATTGTCGCGTATGCGTTGCCGGACGAAGGCAAATAA
- the cueO gene encoding multicopper oxidase CueO, with protein sequence MQRRDFLKYSVALGAASALPLWSRAVFAADRPALPIPDLLTADARSRIQLVVQSGNTLFGAHNATTWGYNGNLLGPALQLRKGKAVTVDIHNMLAEETTVHWHGLEVPGEVDGGPQGIIKAGGTRSVTFTPNQRAATCWFHPHQHGKTGHQVAMGLAGLVLIEDDESRLLRLPKQWGIDDVPVIVQDKKFTADGQIDYQLDVMSAAVGWFGDTLLTNGAIYPQHAAPKGWLRLRLLNGCNARSLNFATSDKRPLYVVASDGGLLPEPVKVNELPMLMGERFEVLVDISDGKPFDLVTLPVSQMGMAVAPFDKPHPVLRIQPLRVTASGTLPDTLTTLPALPSLDGLTQRKLQLSMNPMLDMMGMQALMAKYGDKAMAGMHHGQMRGHMNMGHGNMGGMGNMNHGDHGFDFHNANMINGKAFDMNMPMFAATKGQLERWVISGEEDMMLHPFHIHGTQFRILSENGKAPDAHRAGWKDTVKVEGGVSEVLVKFDHDAPKEFAYMAHCHLLEHEDTGMMLGFTV encoded by the coding sequence ATGCAACGTCGTGATTTTTTAAAATATTCCGTGGCGCTGGGGGCTGCCAGCGCCTTACCCCTCTGGAGCCGTGCGGTTTTCGCGGCTGACAGGCCTGCCTTACCCATCCCTGATTTGCTGACCGCTGACGCCCGCAGCCGTATCCAGCTTGTCGTTCAGTCCGGTAACACGCTGTTCGGTGCGCACAACGCGACAACCTGGGGCTATAACGGCAATCTTCTCGGTCCTGCGCTACAGCTGCGCAAAGGTAAAGCGGTGACGGTGGATATCCACAATATGCTTGCTGAAGAGACGACGGTGCACTGGCACGGACTGGAAGTGCCGGGCGAGGTAGACGGCGGGCCGCAGGGCATCATCAAAGCGGGCGGCACGCGCAGCGTCACCTTTACGCCCAACCAGCGCGCCGCGACCTGCTGGTTCCATCCGCATCAGCATGGCAAAACGGGCCATCAGGTAGCCATGGGGCTGGCGGGGCTGGTGCTGATTGAAGACGACGAAAGCCGCCTGCTGCGCCTGCCGAAGCAGTGGGGCATCGACGATGTGCCGGTGATTGTGCAGGACAAGAAATTCACCGCTGACGGGCAAATCGACTACCAGCTGGATGTGATGAGCGCGGCGGTCGGCTGGTTTGGCGACACGCTGCTGACCAACGGCGCCATTTATCCTCAGCACGCCGCGCCGAAAGGCTGGCTGCGCCTGCGTCTGCTTAACGGCTGTAACGCGCGTTCCCTCAACTTCGCCACCAGCGATAAGCGTCCGCTGTACGTGGTCGCCAGCGACGGCGGGCTGCTGCCTGAGCCGGTGAAGGTCAACGAACTGCCGATGCTGATGGGGGAGCGCTTTGAGGTGCTGGTGGATATCAGCGACGGCAAGCCGTTCGATCTTGTGACCCTGCCGGTTAGCCAGATGGGGATGGCGGTCGCGCCGTTTGACAAGCCGCATCCGGTGCTGCGTATCCAGCCGTTACGGGTGACCGCTTCCGGCACGCTGCCTGATACGTTAACCACGCTGCCGGCACTTCCGTCGCTTGATGGGCTTACGCAACGGAAACTGCAGCTCTCCATGAACCCGATGCTCGATATGATGGGCATGCAGGCGCTGATGGCGAAATATGGCGATAAGGCGATGGCGGGGATGCATCACGGGCAGATGAGGGGTCACATGAACATGGGCCACGGCAACATGGGCGGCATGGGGAACATGAATCACGGCGACCATGGCTTTGATTTCCACAACGCCAACATGATCAACGGCAAAGCGTTCGATATGAACATGCCGATGTTTGCTGCGACAAAAGGGCAGCTTGAGCGCTGGGTGATTTCAGGTGAAGAGGACATGATGCTGCACCCGTTCCATATCCACGGCACGCAGTTCCGCATTCTCTCTGAGAACGGCAAAGCCCCGGACGCACATCGCGCGGGCTGGAAGGATACGGTGAAGGTGGAAGGCGGCGTCAGCGAGGTGCTGGTGAAGTTTGACCACGATGCGCCGAAGGAGTTTGCCTACATGGCGCACTGCCATCTGCTGGAGCATGAAGATACGGGGATGATGCTGGGCTTTACCGTATAA